The following proteins are co-located in the Legionella busanensis genome:
- the glmU gene encoding bifunctional UDP-N-acetylglucosamine diphosphorylase/glucosamine-1-phosphate N-acetyltransferase GlmU encodes MSLEIIILAAGQGKRMYSAKPKVLHTLAGVPLLQHVITTAQQLKPAAIHIVYGHGGEQVRQELNNLEVNWISQDQQLGTGHAVKQALSHLSINSQVLILSGDVPLIQVHTLQKLVEMACSFNKSIGSLALLVANLPDPTGLGRIIRDHTGAIKEIVEEKDATLEQKQVNEIYTGICCIPAKDLERWLPLLNNNNAQKEYYLTEIISFAVHEGYSINSFTTEDNLEIQGVNTRLQLQQMERAWQQRQAEQLLLSGVMIADANRIDIRGKLVCGRDVFIDVNCIFIGDVIIGDNCSIGPNCVLTNVTLGTGSEILANSVLEKCKIEEQCQIGPFARLRPGTQLGRQCKIGNFVETKNAVFAEGSKASHLSYLGDVTLGKDVNIGAGTITCNYDGANKHQTIIEDGAFIGSDTQLVAPVKVGAYATVGAGSTIRKDVPAGELTICENRQKTILGWKRPIKKK; translated from the coding sequence ATATCTTTAGAGATTATTATACTTGCAGCGGGACAAGGTAAAAGGATGTATTCTGCTAAACCAAAAGTACTTCATACACTTGCAGGTGTGCCTTTGTTGCAGCATGTCATTACTACAGCTCAACAATTAAAGCCAGCCGCTATTCATATCGTTTATGGCCATGGTGGCGAACAAGTCAGACAAGAATTAAATAATTTAGAGGTCAATTGGATTTCACAAGATCAGCAATTAGGTACAGGGCATGCGGTTAAACAAGCTTTGTCTCATCTTTCAATTAATTCCCAGGTATTGATTCTTTCAGGGGATGTCCCTTTAATTCAGGTGCATACGTTGCAAAAATTAGTTGAAATGGCTTGTAGCTTTAATAAGTCTATTGGCTCTCTTGCTTTATTAGTAGCAAATTTACCTGACCCAACGGGGCTTGGACGAATTATTCGTGATCATACAGGCGCTATAAAAGAAATCGTCGAAGAAAAAGATGCCACTCTAGAACAAAAGCAAGTTAATGAAATTTACACGGGAATTTGTTGTATTCCGGCGAAAGACTTAGAACGATGGCTACCTTTACTTAATAATAATAATGCCCAGAAGGAATATTATCTTACTGAAATCATTTCTTTTGCAGTTCACGAAGGATATAGCATTAATTCTTTTACAACAGAAGATAATTTAGAAATTCAAGGAGTGAATACCCGATTACAATTACAGCAAATGGAGCGAGCCTGGCAGCAACGGCAAGCCGAACAATTATTATTAAGTGGTGTTATGATTGCTGATGCTAATCGCATTGATATACGCGGTAAATTAGTTTGTGGTCGAGATGTATTTATTGATGTTAATTGTATTTTTATTGGGGATGTAATTATAGGGGATAATTGCTCTATTGGACCTAATTGTGTCCTTACCAATGTAACTTTAGGCACTGGCTCTGAAATCTTAGCAAATAGTGTCCTTGAAAAATGTAAAATCGAAGAACAATGTCAAATAGGACCTTTTGCTCGTTTACGTCCGGGTACCCAATTAGGACGGCAATGTAAAATAGGCAATTTTGTTGAGACTAAGAACGCTGTCTTTGCTGAGGGCAGTAAAGCCAGTCACTTAAGTTATTTGGGTGATGTAACTTTAGGTAAAGATGTTAATATTGGCGCTGGTACCATTACTTGTAATTATGATGGCGCAAATAAACATCAAACCATTATTGAAGATGGGGCTTTTATTGGCTCAGATACCCAATTAGTTGCACCCGTTAAAGTAGGTGCTTACGCAACAGTTGGTGCTGGTAGTACTATTCGTAAGGATGTTCCTGCAGGTGAACTAACAATATGCGAAAATCGACAAAAGACAATTTTAGGTTGGAAAAGGCCTATAAAAAAGAAATAA
- a CDS encoding RnfABCDGE type electron transport complex subunit B: protein MNITVKDIDAVLPQTQCGECGFSGCMPYAEALLQGNTPIDRCPPGGIETVQALAKLLKVEAAPYLLTAQENKRKPSVAKINEQDCIGCTKCIQACPVDAIVGSSKLMHVIIKTECTGCGLCVDPCPVDCIEMQSLDEPTYDHDIARQRFQAKQIRKLREQHEQQQLYRSKKQLAQRTHLMQEIEAKQNYILQALNRVNSKKNHG, encoded by the coding sequence ATGAACATTACAGTAAAAGATATCGACGCCGTACTACCCCAAACTCAATGCGGCGAATGTGGCTTTTCTGGCTGCATGCCCTATGCAGAAGCTTTGCTGCAAGGCAATACACCTATTGATCGCTGCCCACCAGGTGGGATTGAGACCGTGCAAGCGCTTGCGAAGTTATTAAAAGTAGAGGCTGCTCCGTATCTTTTAACTGCCCAAGAGAATAAACGCAAACCCAGTGTTGCGAAAATAAATGAACAAGATTGTATAGGCTGTACAAAGTGCATTCAGGCATGTCCTGTTGATGCCATTGTTGGTAGTAGTAAATTAATGCATGTTATTATAAAAACAGAGTGCACAGGTTGCGGGCTTTGCGTGGATCCTTGCCCAGTCGATTGTATTGAAATGCAATCACTAGATGAGCCTACCTATGATCATGATATTGCTCGGCAACGCTTCCAAGCTAAACAAATAAGAAAATTACGTGAACAACATGAGCAACAGCAATTATATCGCTCTAAAAAACAACTAGCACAGCGTACCCACCTAATGCAAGAGATTGAAGCAAAACAAAACTACATTTTACAAGCCCTTAATCGTGTTAACAGTAAAAAAAATCATGGATAA
- the metG gene encoding methionine--tRNA ligase, which yields MTRKLVVTSALPYANGPLHLGHLVEHIQTDVWVRTHKMLGNTCISVCGDDAHGTPIMLKAEQLGISPEELTTQMKQSHEQDFQDFAIHYDYYHTTHSSENQALASKIYQQLEANGDIVKKTIRQAYDPVKEMFLPDRYVKGTCPKCKTPDQYGDNCEACGATYSTTDLIDAVSAISGAKPIEKESEHYFFDLPRYEQLLKEWTRQGHLQLEVSNKLDEWFAAGLKQWDISRDAPYFGFPIPGTVNKFFYVWLDAPIGYMASFQKYCEINGLNFDDYWSKNSSAELYHFVGKDIVYFHALFWPAILAGSNHRLPTAIFTHGFLTVNGQKMSKSRGTFIEARTYLNHLHPEYLRYYFAAKLNGRVDDLDLNFDDFINRVNADLVGKVINIASRCAGFINKRFDNQLAEKLSEPALYQDLLNLRETIIDAYLQRDYAKAIRQIMDCADRVNQYIDTNKPWVLAKNPEQLPDVQTICTMGLNLFRILITYLKPVLPLMATQAESFLNCDSLTWNSLDKPLLNHAIKSFTPLMIRVERDKIDALLTETKENLINNKQSKPMKPTQTDSISIDDFSKVDLRVAKIIAAEPVEGADKLLRLKLDLGDSQKQVFAGIKTAYAPADLVGRLTIVVANLAPRTMRFGVSEGMVLAAGDGKQIFLLQPDTGALPGMKVK from the coding sequence ATGACTCGCAAATTAGTAGTAACCAGTGCGTTGCCTTATGCTAACGGCCCACTTCACTTAGGACATTTAGTTGAGCATATTCAAACAGATGTCTGGGTACGCACACACAAGATGTTAGGTAATACTTGTATCAGTGTTTGTGGGGACGATGCGCATGGCACGCCTATTATGCTAAAAGCAGAACAGCTTGGCATTAGCCCAGAAGAATTAACTACCCAAATGAAGCAAAGCCATGAACAAGACTTTCAAGATTTTGCTATTCACTATGATTACTATCATACAACCCATTCCAGTGAAAATCAGGCTTTGGCCAGTAAAATTTATCAGCAACTAGAAGCCAATGGTGACATTGTTAAAAAAACAATACGCCAAGCCTATGATCCCGTGAAAGAAATGTTTTTGCCTGATCGCTATGTAAAAGGTACCTGCCCAAAATGCAAAACTCCTGATCAATATGGCGATAATTGTGAGGCTTGCGGTGCAACGTATTCAACAACTGATTTAATCGATGCAGTTTCAGCTATATCCGGTGCTAAGCCTATCGAAAAAGAATCAGAACACTATTTTTTTGATTTACCACGCTATGAACAATTACTAAAAGAATGGACTCGCCAAGGCCACTTACAACTAGAGGTAAGTAATAAGCTAGATGAATGGTTTGCAGCTGGCTTAAAACAGTGGGATATTTCGCGCGATGCGCCTTATTTTGGTTTTCCTATTCCCGGAACTGTGAATAAATTTTTCTATGTCTGGCTAGATGCACCTATTGGTTATATGGCAAGTTTTCAAAAATATTGTGAGATAAATGGATTAAATTTTGATGACTACTGGAGTAAAAACTCTAGCGCCGAACTTTACCACTTTGTTGGTAAAGATATTGTTTATTTTCATGCTTTATTTTGGCCTGCTATACTTGCTGGCAGTAATCATCGTCTTCCTACCGCTATTTTTACTCATGGTTTTTTAACGGTTAATGGCCAAAAAATGTCTAAATCACGTGGCACTTTTATTGAAGCCAGGACATATCTTAACCATTTACATCCTGAGTATTTGCGTTACTACTTTGCTGCTAAATTAAATGGCCGAGTTGATGATCTTGATTTAAATTTTGATGATTTTATTAATCGCGTTAATGCTGATTTAGTTGGTAAGGTTATCAATATTGCTAGCCGCTGTGCAGGCTTTATTAATAAACGCTTTGATAATCAGTTAGCAGAAAAGTTAAGTGAGCCAGCACTCTACCAAGATCTTTTAAATCTGCGTGAAACAATTATCGATGCTTACCTACAACGAGATTATGCAAAAGCAATTCGGCAAATTATGGATTGTGCTGATCGCGTTAATCAATATATAGATACGAATAAACCTTGGGTATTAGCCAAAAACCCAGAGCAACTACCTGATGTACAAACCATCTGTACAATGGGATTAAATTTATTCCGCATTTTAATAACCTATCTTAAACCTGTGCTTCCTTTAATGGCAACACAAGCTGAATCCTTTTTAAATTGTGACTCACTTACTTGGAATAGTTTAGATAAACCCCTACTTAATCATGCTATTAAGTCATTTACACCTCTAATGATTCGTGTGGAGCGTGATAAGATAGATGCCCTACTTACAGAAACAAAAGAAAATTTAATTAACAATAAGCAATCAAAACCTATGAAACCAACGCAGACAGACTCCATTAGCATCGATGATTTTAGTAAAGTTGATTTACGCGTTGCCAAAATTATCGCAGCTGAACCCGTTGAAGGTGCGGATAAATTGTTGCGTCTTAAACTAGATTTAGGCGATAGTCAAAAACAAGTCTTTGCCGGTATAAAAACAGCTTATGCTCCTGCTGATCTTGTTGGCCGTTTAACAATTGTTGTTGCTAATTTAGCACCACGTACCATGCGTTTTGGCGTATCTGAGGGAATGGTTTTAGCCGCTGGTGATGGTAAACAGATTTTTTTATTACAACCTGATACGGGCGCGTTACCCGGTATGAAAGTAAAATGA
- a CDS encoding RNA pyrophosphohydrolase produces MVIDRAGYRLNVGIILVNDSGRVFWGRRNGHDAWQFPQGGLIAGETALEAMYRELREEIGLDKEDIEIIGVTKRWLKYRLPKQYLRHGSEPLVIGQKQKWYLLRLIACEQKVRLDLSDSPEFDSWRWIDYHEPQEQVIFFKRQVYAQAMKELEHLLKKRRTPFGMRRKRGNHSS; encoded by the coding sequence ATGGTGATTGATCGAGCCGGTTATAGGCTTAATGTAGGAATTATTTTAGTTAATGATTCCGGTAGAGTTTTTTGGGGGCGGCGTAACGGCCATGATGCTTGGCAATTTCCGCAAGGCGGTTTAATTGCAGGTGAAACGGCGCTTGAAGCAATGTATCGTGAACTACGCGAGGAAATAGGCTTAGATAAAGAAGATATAGAAATTATAGGGGTAACAAAGCGATGGTTAAAATATCGCTTGCCTAAACAATACTTACGACATGGAAGTGAGCCATTAGTAATTGGCCAGAAACAGAAATGGTATTTACTTAGGTTAATTGCTTGTGAACAGAAGGTACGTCTTGATCTAAGTGATTCGCCAGAATTTGACAGCTGGCGTTGGATTGATTATCACGAACCTCAGGAACAGGTGATTTTTTTTAAAAGACAAGTCTATGCTCAAGCCATGAAGGAGTTAGAGCACCTGTTAAAAAAACGTCGTACACCTTTTGGTATGCGTCGCAAGCGAGGTAATCATAGTTCATAA
- the ptsP gene encoding phosphoenolpyruvate--protein phosphotransferase encodes MLKILKRIVQDVTTANHLSEALAILVQRLHKALAADAVSVYLIDNKHAEYVLIATEGLNKYAESKVRVGLDSGIIGLVGRREEPINIIDAHLHSEFHKNPLLGEEHLNAFLGVPIIQHRKLYGVITVQQTEQRYFDDAEEAFLITLAAQLGGIIAHAEATGELAQLTQPKPLGAKKAELPAHIALSGIGCVPGVGIGRAVVIYAPADIDSVPRHMVEDIEAEIDIFLKALQSAREDMQRLSRRMKATVAEDEQALFDVYIRILDKDSLGAEVISVIQAEKLSAQAALSVVIRKHVQQFESMEDEYLQERASDFRDLGRRVLAELQLSQRIEITYPRRTILVGEEITASVLAEVPEGQLVGIVSAKGSNNSHVAILARALGVPTIMGVRGLKLETLSNRAVIVDGFLGHIYVSPSRVLLAEFKKLAREELELNQSLESLRDKPAETLDNFKISLQVNTGLAMDAGLSMSVGAEGVGLYRSEVPFMSRDRFPSEDEQHIIYRQILKAFAPRLVTMRTLDIGGDKILPYFPVKEDNPYLGWRGIRVTLDHPDVFLIQVRAMMRASVDLNNLRIMLPMITSLSEVEEAALLIEQAFQELLEEGCVIEKPKLGVMIEVPAAVYLAKDLAKRVDFISVGSNDLTQYLLAVDRNNSRVANIYDSFHPAMLRSLIKIVEGGHAAGIEVSICGEMASDPLAVVLLIAMGFDTLSMNSTSLPRIKWVVRNISLAKARKVLADVLELEHAVEIRLYLQKALEDEGLGGLIRAGRI; translated from the coding sequence ATGTTAAAAATTTTAAAACGAATTGTACAGGATGTTACAACTGCTAATCACTTATCTGAGGCTTTAGCTATTCTCGTGCAGCGTTTGCATAAAGCTTTAGCCGCAGATGCTGTGTCTGTTTATTTAATAGACAATAAACATGCTGAATATGTTTTAATCGCAACTGAAGGCTTGAATAAATATGCTGAATCTAAAGTTAGAGTAGGTTTAGATAGTGGTATTATTGGGCTAGTCGGTAGGCGTGAAGAACCTATTAATATTATTGATGCACATTTGCATTCTGAATTTCATAAAAATCCTCTTTTAGGTGAGGAACATCTAAACGCTTTTTTAGGCGTTCCCATTATCCAGCATCGTAAGCTCTATGGTGTTATCACTGTACAACAAACAGAACAACGCTATTTTGATGACGCAGAGGAAGCGTTTTTAATTACTTTAGCAGCACAATTAGGTGGTATTATTGCGCATGCTGAGGCAACAGGGGAACTAGCTCAATTAACTCAACCTAAGCCTTTAGGTGCCAAAAAAGCTGAACTACCTGCGCATATAGCTTTATCTGGAATTGGTTGTGTACCTGGCGTAGGTATTGGGCGCGCTGTCGTTATTTATGCGCCTGCAGATATTGATTCTGTACCACGTCATATGGTTGAGGATATTGAAGCTGAAATAGATATTTTCTTAAAAGCACTTCAATCAGCTCGTGAAGATATGCAACGATTAAGTAGGCGTATGAAAGCAACTGTTGCAGAAGACGAGCAAGCCTTATTTGATGTTTATATTCGCATCTTAGATAAAGACAGTTTAGGTGCGGAAGTGATCTCTGTTATTCAAGCTGAAAAGCTAAGCGCTCAAGCTGCTTTATCTGTTGTTATACGTAAACATGTGCAGCAATTTGAAAGTATGGAAGATGAGTACTTGCAAGAGCGAGCAAGTGACTTTAGAGATTTAGGACGACGCGTGCTTGCTGAATTACAACTCTCACAGCGAATAGAAATTACCTATCCTAGACGCACAATTTTAGTTGGTGAAGAAATTACAGCGTCTGTATTAGCTGAAGTGCCAGAAGGGCAATTAGTGGGAATTGTTTCAGCTAAAGGATCGAATAATTCACACGTTGCCATTTTAGCTCGCGCTCTAGGTGTTCCTACCATTATGGGTGTACGAGGTCTTAAATTAGAAACACTATCTAATCGAGCTGTTATTGTTGATGGCTTTTTAGGCCATATTTATGTCTCCCCCTCACGTGTTTTACTTGCGGAATTTAAAAAACTAGCTCGTGAAGAGTTAGAGTTAAATCAAAGCTTAGAAAGCTTACGAGATAAACCAGCAGAAACACTTGATAATTTTAAAATTTCACTACAAGTTAATACAGGGTTGGCAATGGATGCTGGATTATCTATGAGTGTTGGGGCAGAAGGAGTAGGCCTTTATCGTTCTGAAGTTCCTTTTATGAGTCGCGATCGTTTTCCTTCTGAAGATGAACAGCATATTATCTATCGTCAAATATTAAAAGCCTTTGCACCTAGATTGGTAACCATGCGTACTTTAGATATTGGCGGTGATAAAATTTTACCTTATTTTCCAGTAAAGGAAGATAATCCTTATTTAGGTTGGCGTGGTATAAGAGTGACTCTTGATCATCCTGACGTTTTTCTGATTCAAGTCCGCGCCATGATGCGAGCGAGTGTCGATTTAAATAATTTGCGTATTATGCTGCCTATGATAACCAGTTTGAGTGAAGTGGAAGAAGCAGCATTATTGATTGAACAAGCATTTCAAGAATTACTAGAAGAAGGCTGTGTTATTGAAAAACCTAAATTAGGTGTGATGATTGAAGTGCCGGCGGCTGTTTATTTAGCAAAAGATTTAGCCAAGCGTGTTGATTTTATTTCGGTAGGAAGCAATGATTTAACGCAGTATTTACTGGCTGTAGATAGGAATAATTCTCGTGTAGCGAATATATATGATTCATTTCATCCTGCAATGCTACGGTCTCTCATAAAAATAGTAGAAGGCGGCCATGCCGCAGGTATTGAAGTAAGTATTTGTGGCGAAATGGCTAGCGATCCCTTGGCGGTAGTTCTACTAATCGCTATGGGCTTTGATACATTAAGTATGAATTCAACAAGTCTACCGCGAATAAAATGGGTAGTGCGTAATATTTCTCTAGCTAAAGCACGAAAAGTGCTGGCTGATGTATTAGAATTAGAGCATGCTGTTGAAATAAGACTTTATTTACAAAAAGCGTTAGAAGATGAAGGTCTAGGCGGCTTAATTAGAGCTGGCAGAATATAA
- the ansA gene encoding asparaginase yields the protein MKKRVLILNTGGTISSIKTNYGYEPALGYVEKTLTQIPALHHPDMPVYDIKEYTPLLDSSNMTMTDWNRIATDIFEHYQTYDGFIVFHGTDTMAYTASALSFMLENLAKPIIITGSQIPLSEVRNDATDNIITSLWLCAHEPIHEVCIYFNQRLLRGNRTQKISAERFRAFDSPNYPHLASIGISINIHHKLLLPKPTKELQLQKISTHLIANIRLFPGFLTDILASLLQQPLKGLVLETYGSGNAPNYDLQFLNLLKQACERNIIIVNCTQCQQGSVEMGQYATSHGLKQAGLISGRDMTPEAAHCKLLYLLSKNLTPTRIKALMETNLCGELSA from the coding sequence ATGAAGAAACGAGTATTAATTTTAAATACCGGTGGCACGATTAGCAGTATCAAAACCAACTACGGTTATGAACCTGCGCTAGGCTATGTTGAAAAGACATTGACTCAAATCCCTGCTTTACATCATCCTGATATGCCTGTTTATGATATTAAAGAATATACACCATTACTTGATTCTTCTAACATGACGATGACCGATTGGAATCGTATTGCTACAGATATTTTTGAACATTATCAAACCTACGATGGTTTTATTGTTTTCCATGGTACCGACACTATGGCTTATACGGCTTCAGCCTTATCTTTTATGCTAGAAAATCTTGCTAAACCTATAATTATAACAGGTTCACAAATTCCCTTATCAGAAGTAAGAAATGATGCAACTGATAATATCATTACTTCATTATGGTTATGTGCACATGAGCCAATTCATGAAGTTTGCATTTATTTTAATCAACGATTATTGCGAGGTAATCGAACACAAAAAATCAGTGCTGAACGTTTTCGAGCGTTTGATTCGCCCAATTATCCCCACCTTGCAAGCATTGGGATTTCTATTAATATCCATCATAAGCTCTTATTACCTAAACCTACGAAAGAATTACAATTACAAAAAATTTCTACTCATTTAATTGCTAATATTCGTTTATTTCCAGGGTTTTTAACCGATATTTTAGCTTCGTTATTACAACAGCCTTTAAAAGGTCTTGTTTTAGAAACTTATGGTTCAGGTAATGCGCCTAATTATGATTTACAGTTTTTAAATTTACTGAAGCAGGCATGTGAGCGTAATATTATTATTGTCAATTGTACACAGTGTCAGCAGGGTTCAGTTGAAATGGGTCAATATGCAACGAGCCATGGATTAAAGCAAGCAGGCTTAATTAGTGGGCGTGATATGACACCTGAAGCGGCCCACTGTAAATTACTTTATTTATTAAGTAAAAATCTAACGCCTACTCGCATAAAGGCGCTCATGGAGACAAATTTATGTGGTGAGCTTAGTGCATAA
- a CDS encoding SOS response-associated peptidase has protein sequence MCGRFVLEINTERLKDQFGQVTIESIPQGYNIAPTEQVLCLRQTEQGLLAEKMKWGITPWYLTEKNTVLFNARQESVAEKSVFRQSFKHRRCLMLMSGFFEWQHTKQANSVKKQPYYITRADKKLLAIAAIWEQGKTAEETNNLPSCCLLTTDANDILKKVHNRMPWVLNEEQQELWLQIKPLEANHLELIKQLNKPIELDYFPVRTIVNNARYKAKDTINPL, from the coding sequence ATGTGTGGACGCTTTGTGCTAGAAATTAATACTGAGCGCTTAAAAGACCAATTTGGGCAAGTCACTATTGAATCCATACCACAAGGTTATAATATAGCGCCAACGGAGCAAGTACTGTGTTTAAGACAAACCGAACAAGGCTTGCTGGCTGAAAAGATGAAATGGGGTATAACACCTTGGTATCTAACTGAAAAAAATACGGTATTATTTAACGCACGCCAAGAAAGTGTGGCTGAAAAATCCGTTTTTCGTCAAAGTTTTAAACATCGCCGTTGTCTTATGCTAATGAGTGGTTTTTTCGAATGGCAACATACAAAACAAGCAAATTCTGTTAAAAAGCAACCTTATTATATAACCCGAGCAGATAAAAAATTGCTTGCTATCGCTGCAATTTGGGAGCAAGGTAAAACCGCGGAAGAAACAAATAACTTACCTTCTTGTTGTCTATTAACTACAGACGCTAATGATATCCTTAAAAAGGTGCATAATCGTATGCCTTGGGTTTTAAATGAAGAACAGCAGGAATTGTGGTTACAAATTAAACCTTTAGAAGCTAACCATCTTGAACTCATTAAACAATTAAATAAGCCCATTGAACTTGATTATTTTCCAGTACGTACGATAGTAAATAATGCTCGATATAAGGCGAAAGATACTATAAATCCCTTATAA
- the nth gene encoding endonuclease III, which translates to MDNLTRQEIFKRLQAANPNPTTELKFNSAFELLIAVILSAQATDVSVNKATDKLFAVANTPQAFLKLGEENLKEYINKINLYRGKARNIIKTCQMLLEKHHGNVPITRPELEALAGVGRKTANVVLNTAFKQPMVAVDTHIFRVANRTGIAPGKNPLEVELNLLNVVDEEFILNAHHWLLLHGRYVCVARKPHCSVCSIRDLCEYQEKTL; encoded by the coding sequence ATGGATAATTTAACTCGCCAGGAAATTTTTAAACGCTTGCAAGCAGCCAATCCTAATCCAACAACTGAATTAAAATTTAATTCTGCTTTTGAATTGCTAATTGCAGTTATTTTATCTGCTCAGGCAACTGATGTCAGTGTTAATAAAGCGACTGATAAATTATTTGCTGTTGCTAATACGCCGCAAGCATTTCTTAAGTTAGGGGAAGAAAACTTAAAAGAATATATAAACAAAATTAATTTATATCGAGGAAAAGCTAGAAACATAATCAAAACGTGTCAAATGCTGCTCGAAAAGCATCACGGCAATGTTCCAATAACGCGCCCTGAGTTAGAGGCACTGGCAGGCGTTGGCCGTAAAACAGCTAATGTTGTTTTAAACACCGCTTTTAAACAACCCATGGTAGCGGTTGATACTCATATCTTTCGGGTAGCTAATCGTACAGGTATTGCGCCGGGTAAAAATCCATTAGAGGTTGAACTCAATTTACTTAATGTTGTTGATGAAGAATTTATTCTTAATGCTCATCATTGGTTACTTTTACACGGTCGTTATGTTTGCGTTGCCCGTAAACCTCACTGCAGCGTCTGTTCTATTCGTGACTTATGCGAATATCAAGAAAAAACCTTATAA
- a CDS encoding VUT family protein, with translation MNLIATPFYDRRFMSLTLAIVICLILLINVSFKIIVIHGLFFTANSVLCSLIAGLYLLVLKNCNLMQQRQVLNQSLLALYLFSIGVYLLLNLPSIGNIRNTLAYQIVFEEIPRKFFSSTIAFGISFYLPHLLVSSRYPQVFNSPHKCMLLSLLGGYTFFSIDFLLLFSEPYTKNFGLIYMDSLLITASILLLIGISFLTYILTLHNSKTFTKPDYFFNPYYHYLTGLAVIVLLICFACEYRLISLGDHRIIAANGILFPFTMLISSLVGELFGYRANLYLIFIMISAELVFDLLFLSTILLPSPDFFNLNPYYSFIMPKRIPMMTLAILIAFSSNAFLLEKFNKNNYVTSRFIRILTASMLANTLLCIINYTILFAGIYPYEELFNLSLSGWVYKFVVTLFSLPFVLYLYNKLQKKTEITNLKLATC, from the coding sequence ATGAATTTAATTGCTACACCATTTTACGATCGTAGGTTCATGTCTCTTACATTGGCAATAGTAATTTGTTTAATTCTTCTAATTAATGTTTCATTTAAAATCATCGTAATTCATGGTTTATTTTTTACAGCTAATAGTGTCCTATGCTCTTTAATTGCTGGTCTATATCTTTTAGTATTAAAAAATTGTAATTTAATGCAACAACGGCAAGTTTTAAATCAATCTTTACTAGCTTTATATCTCTTTTCTATCGGTGTTTACCTTTTATTAAATTTACCTTCGATAGGAAATATACGTAATACACTTGCTTATCAAATTGTCTTTGAAGAGATACCTCGAAAATTTTTCTCTTCAACGATTGCTTTTGGTATTAGCTTTTACCTGCCGCATCTCCTAGTTTCATCACGATACCCTCAGGTCTTTAATTCACCACATAAATGTATGTTGTTGTCTTTGTTAGGTGGTTATACTTTTTTTTCGATTGATTTTTTATTACTTTTCTCTGAGCCTTATACTAAGAATTTTGGCTTAATTTATATGGATTCTTTGCTAATCACCGCAAGTATTTTATTACTTATAGGTATTAGTTTTTTAACTTATATACTTACGCTACATAATAGTAAAACGTTTACTAAACCCGATTACTTTTTTAATCCTTATTATCATTATTTAACTGGCTTAGCGGTTATTGTTTTATTAATTTGTTTTGCTTGTGAATACCGTCTAATCTCTTTGGGCGATCATCGGATTATAGCAGCTAATGGTATTTTATTTCCTTTTACTATGCTGATTAGTAGTTTAGTAGGCGAATTATTTGGTTATAGGGCTAATTTATATTTAATATTTATTATGATCTCAGCGGAATTAGTTTTTGATCTGCTGTTTTTATCCACTATCTTATTACCATCTCCTGATTTTTTTAATTTAAATCCTTATTATTCTTTCATAATGCCTAAACGAATTCCCATGATGACATTAGCAATATTAATTGCCTTTAGTAGTAATGCATTTTTACTTGAAAAATTTAATAAAAATAATTATGTCACTTCTCGTTTTATACGTATTTTGACTGCTAGTATGCTTGCCAATACCTTACTTTGTATTATCAACTATACTATTTTATTTGCGGGTATTTATCCTTACGAAGAACTCTTTAATTTAAGCTTAAGTGGTTGGGTTTATAAATTTGTAGTTACTCTTTTTAGCTTACCTTTTGTCCTTTATTTATATAATAAATTACAAAAAAAAACAGAAATTACAAATCTTAAATTAGCTACCTGTTAA